A window from Musa acuminata AAA Group cultivar baxijiao chromosome BXJ3-10, Cavendish_Baxijiao_AAA, whole genome shotgun sequence encodes these proteins:
- the LOC135651089 gene encoding protein TIFY 10a-like, with amino-acid sequence MGHQPNNYHSREKRKDQFTVFYGGKVVVFDNIPADRAKDLMLMASKDTTCNLMTLQPQANNSSDMPIARRNSLHRFLEKRKDRMGKAPYQVHGGSEVAKTEEDQPWLSLGRRVPEAGSTFLHV; translated from the exons atgggccatcagcccaacaactacCACTCCAGGGAGAAACGGAAGGACCAGTTTACGGTCTTCTACGGCGGAAAGGTGGtggttttcgacaatattccggcGGACAGAGCCAAGGATCTGATGCTGATGGCAAGTAAAGACACCACTTGCAACTTGATGACACTGCAACCCCAAGCCAATAATTCTTCTG ATATGCCCATAGCGAGAAGGAACTCCCTCCATCGATTCCTGGAGAAGAGGAAGGATCG GATGGGCAAGGCACCATACCAAGTCCATGGCGGCTCGGAGGTGGCGAAGACGGAGGAAGACCAGCCGTGGCTCAGCTTGGGTCGACGAGTTCCGGAGGCAGGAAGCACTTTTCTTCATGTGTAG
- the LOC135651484 gene encoding uncharacterized protein LOC135651484 → MAMVGYGGSVHPVSKNSRHSLAEGRSNESLEERQKAVELAKQGVRSRRCRRIQSCQVPIHPITPSNLLESICWTVSEPTSSARIYVESSSTEDTSEQHSFDYFNARGDGKDSEALLENFSRPLRESEKMEIILKSHFLTILFPVDRFGELGPLSRTFYGDGGFTSVQILDHIYNFYQENMSAEEINLAMHTDSRHADRLRSLYTSKESVEQGALTFKRIDFLGSRRSFETLKRVSGENNGNVYEILVRA, encoded by the exons ATGGCGATG GTTGGCTATGGAGGAAGTGTCCATCCTGTTTCTAAGAACTCTAGACACTCTCTTGCAGAAGGAAGAAGCAACGAAAGCCTTGAAGAAAGGCAGAAGGCAGTTGAGTTGGCAAAACAGGGTGTTAGAAGTCGTCGTTGTCGCCGTATTCAa TCATGTCAAGTTCCAATTCATCCAATCACTCCCAGCAACCTTTTGGAATCAATCTGCTGGACAGTGTCTGAGCCAACCTCATCTGCCCGTATTTATGTTGAGTCGTCTTCAACAGAAGACACTAGTGAGCAACATTCTTTTGATTACTTTAATGCAAGAGGTGATGGTAAGGATTCTGAAGCATTATTGGAGAACTTCTCACGGCCACTAAGAGAAAG CGAGAAGATGGAAATAATCTTGAAAAGTCACTTCCTCACTATACTCTTCCCGGTCGATCGCTTTGGTGAACTAGGTCCCTTGTCAAGAACATTCTATGGTGATGGTGGTTTTACATCTGTACAGATTCTGGACCATATCTATAACTTTTATCAG GAGAATATGTCAGCAGAAGAAATAAACCTGGCAATGCACACAGACTCGAGGCATGCTGATCGGCTTCGATCACTTTATACAAGTAAAGAATCAGTGGAACAAGGAGCTTTGACGTTCAAGCGTATAGATTTTCTTGGAAGCCGAAGAAGTTTCGAAACACTGAAGAGAGTAAGTGGGGAAAATAATGGCAACGTATATGAAATCCTGGTTAGAGCATGA